In one window of Henckelia pumila isolate YLH828 chromosome 1, ASM3356847v2, whole genome shotgun sequence DNA:
- the LOC140875977 gene encoding probable serine/threonine-protein kinase PBL23, which translates to MFGCFSCCLSGEKSQRRSLKKSLQEFKKTNSVASFANISFKSDASRRRYIAEEIEKLGKGNISAETFTFHDLSVATQNFNIEALLGEGGFGRVYKGRIESKNMDVAVKQLDRNGFQGNREFLVEVLILSLLHHPNLVNLVGYCADGKQRILVYEYMHNGALEDHLLNLSPEREPLDWHTRMKIAEGAARGLEYLHETANPPVIYRDFKASNILLDENFNPKLSDFGLAKLGPIGGNTHVSTRVMGTYGYCAPEYASTGQLTTKSDVYSFGVVFLEIITGRRVIDTSKPSEEQNLITWAQPLFKDKKKFHLMADPLLEGNYPEKALYQALAIAAMCLQEEASIRPLISDVVTALEYLSGGKNPAETGEDEQQEEEDDGSQT; encoded by the exons ATGTTTGGTTGTTTCTCATGTTGCTTGTCAGGGGAGAAGAGCCAGAGAAGATCCTTGAAGAAGAGCCTTCAAGAATTCAAGAAGACGAATTCCGTGGCCTCTTTCGCCAATATATCGTTTAAATCTG ATGCCAGCAGGAGAAGATATATAGCAGAAGAAATAGAGAAGCTTGGGAAGGGAAATATATCTGCTGAAACTTTCACATTTCACGACCTTTCTGTTGCTACTCAGAACTTCAATATTGAAGCTTTGTTAGGCGAAGGGGGTTTCGGCAGGGTGTACAAAGGCCGGATCGAAAGCAAAAACATG GATGTTGCGGTGAAGCAGCTCGATAGAAATGGCTTCCAGGGGAACAGAGAATTTCTTGTGGAGGTTTTGATACTGAGCCTTCTTCACCATCCTAATCTTGTGAACTTAGTTGGATATTGCGCCGATGGCAAACAGAGAATCTTAGTCTACGAGTACATGCACAATGGTGCCTTGGAAGACCACCTCCTAA ATTTAAGTCCAGAGAGAGAGCCACTTGATTGGCATACCAGAATGAAAATTGCTGAAGGGGCAGCAAGAGGACTTGAATACTTGCATGAAACGGCAAATCCTCCGGTGATCTATCGGGATTTTAAGGCATCCAACATACTTTTAGACGAAAACTTCAACCCGAAACTCTCGGATTTCGGCCTAGCCAAGCTGGGTCCTATTGGTGGAAACACCCATGTTTCCACCAGGGTGATGGGAACTTACGGGTATTGTGCACCCGAGTACGCCTCCACCGGCCAGTTAACAACGAAATCCGACGTTTACAGCTTTGGTGTCGTGTTTTTGGAAATAATCACAGGCAGGAGAGTCATCGACACTTCCAAACCAAGCGAAGAGCAGAATCTAATAACTTGG GCACAACCTTTGTTTAAAGACAAGAAAAAGTTCCATTTAATGGCAGATCCATTGCTGGAAGGGAACTACCCGGAAAAGGCCCTATATCAAGCTCTAGCAATTGCTGCAATGTGTCTCCAAGAAGAAGCCTCCATTCGACCTTTGATCAGCGACGTGGTTACAGCACTAGAATATCTGTCTGGAGGCAAAAATCCAGCAGAGACCGGTGAAGATGAacaacaagaagaagaagatgatggtaGCCAAACATAA
- the LOC140875978 gene encoding chloroplastic lipocalin, with the protein MGYQCGNLLATRSRPLMLQAHYSPTSRGLPSKEISDCCFKDSIKFEVKQVLSSLAASIIVLSQTTPAIATDVSHSGICQLASAEENVLTLPLDKGNDMGNGTLLMMRGMTAKNFDPNRYAGRWFEVASLKRGFAGQGQEDCHCTQGVYTFDVNTPAIQVDTFCIHGGPNGYITGIRGRVQCLSEDDKEENETDLEKQEMIKQKCYLRFPTLPFIPKEPYDVIATDYDNYALVSGAKDTSFIQIYSRKPDPGPEFIEKYKSVLEAYGYDSSSIKDTPQDCEVMSNSQLAAMMSMSGMQQALNNQFPDLGLKAPIEFNPFTSVFDTLKKLVELYFK; encoded by the exons ATGGGGTATCAATGTGGTAATCTACTGGCTACTAGATCACGGCCGTTGATGCTCCAAGCCCATTATTCTCCTACGTCCAG AGGACTTCCAAGCAAAGAGATATCAGACTGCTGTTTTAAGGACTCAATCAAGTTTGAGGTGAAACAAGTGCTATCCAGTCTTGCAGCATCGATAATAGTCCTATCTCAGACAACTCCG GCTATTGCAACAGATGTTTCTCATAGCGGTATATGCCAGCTTGCAAGTGCTGAAGAAAACGTGCTGACTCTCCCTTTAGACAAAGGTAATGATATGGGAAATGGAACGCTGCTGATGATGAGAGGCATGACAGCTAAGAACTTTGACCCAAACAGGTATGCTGGACGATGGTTTGAAGTAGCTTCACTTAAACGTGGATTTGCCGGGCAGGGTCAAGAAGATTGCCACTGCACTCAG GGTGTGTACACTTTTGATGTGAATACACCAGCTATCCAGGTTGATACCTTCTGTATTCATGGGGGGCCTAATGGTTACATTACAGGGATAAGGGGAAGGGTTCAATGCCTTTCTGAAGACGATAAGGAGGAAAACGAAACGGACCTAGAAAAGCAAGAGATGATTAAGCAAAAGTGTTACCTTCGGTTTCCTACACTACCGTTCATCCCCAAGGAACCTTACGATGTTATTGCAACTGATTATGATAATTATGCTCTGGTTTCTGGAGCAAAGGATACGAGCTTTATACAG ATATACTCAAGAAAACCTGACCCCGGACCAGAATTCATAGAGAAGTACAAGTCTGTCTTAGAAGCTTATGGCTACGACTCTAGCAGTATCAAAGATACTCCACAAGATTGTGAGGTGATGTCAAATAGTCAGCTCGCAGCTATGATGTCCATGTCTGGGATGCAACAAGCTCTGAACAACCAATTTCCTGATCTTGGACTCAAAGCCCCAATTGAGTTCAACCCATTTACTAGTGTTTTTGATACTCTAAAGAAGCTCGTTGAGCTTTATTTCAAGTAG